ACTAGGGCTTGGCTCAGGATCAAGATACCTTTCTGCATTGGGCAACTTGACATGGATCAGTGAGAAGAGCGTGGGCTCTGTAAATAAACAGGCCTGGGTTCAAGTGATACTCCATTGTCTACCAATGGGACTACCTTGGTGAGATAGTTAGGCCTCTGGGTCTTAGTTTCCTTGTAAAATAGGGCTAGTATAACCTACCTCACAAGATGtgcttaatatatattattgCCATTTTTCTTGCTGTATTTACTGCactgaagaaagggaaggaggcaaATATTCAGAGACAGTGTTATGTCCAGAAATAAAAGGTAAGTTGTAGCAATAAAGACCATGGCTTATGAAGGCAGACTGCATGCATGTGAATTCTAGCTTCTTACCTAATTGCTTTGTGACAATGGGTAACTTCCTTAATCTTTTAGGGCCTCAGTTACAGGGTCTTCTGTAAATGTACACCCCTTATGAACTGTTTGGCACATATGAAGCATTCAGTTAAATGTTAGAGTTTACAATTGTTATCACACAGTGTTCATTTGGCTGGAATTCCCACTGTGCTGGTATCTAGGCCCAGTATTGAGGTCCAGAAAGGTGAGGATGAAGAGGTTATGGGGCATGCAAAGTTGAGGATGTGGGATATAGGGCATGATAAACTGAGGAGAGACACCCTATATATAGAGCCTGAGCTCTGAGATCATTAAGCACCCACCCAGTTTCCTAAATAAACAGAATAACCTGCCAGTCCATGGAGCAAACCTAGAGTTCTTGGCGGGGTTTGTGCCATCCTGAGGCAGAGACCACTGGGGCCAGCAGCCCAAACTAGCAGGACCCACCATGGGGCCCCTCAGGAAGAACTCACTATTTAGTCTGAGGAAAGGTACAATATAGCTTTTGGCACGGTGTATGAAAAATTGAGAAGCTAACTGTATTTTGAAAAAGTCCTTGAATACTCATGTGACCTAGAAACAGCTTCATAGGTACAGATCTCATAGGCATCTCCACTCTCATAACTTCTAGAAAAAGAAGGCTGACTTGTTTCATGAAGAAGGTCAAAGGAATCATTTATCTTGTGTTCAGGAAAATTCAATGTCAAGCAGAGACATGCTCTGCCTCTGAGTGAAGAGCCAGGCATACTGGGGAGGAATCTCACCAATGCAGTGCCAGCCCTGGTCCTCGtgatctcttctgcttcattcagATGCCATTAAATTGCCTCACTGCCACCCTATAAAAGGCCTTCCTAGTGGccagctcctcagatccttggccTCTCCCCGTCTTGCTCCTGTCAGTGAAGAAGGTAAGTCTATGCCTGGGTTAGGGATACAACTAGGAAGGAGAGGTGACATTGGGGTGGTTTGAAGGTGGTCAAAATGAGGCATGAGGGTGGCCGCTGAAGGAGCTAGGGTAGAGCTGGTGGGAAGTGCAGAGGCTGGGGCctgaggggtagaggcagaggtaCGGAACTAGAGCCAAGCTGTTGGCCTTGTGTCAGAAGGGGTTGTCAGAGAACAACCACACTTTTTCTCCCTGAGTGCAGTTGTGCAGTCCACTCATGTATCCATTTATGTGGTGAAGAGATAGTCCAGCCAGCCTGAAGAGCAAATGGTGGAAACTCAAACTCCAGACTTGTCATGATCTGTAGGGCTCAACTTGAGACTCACATTGGTTCTGGGTCTACTGATAAGAACTTGCTTTCTCTGGGTACTGCCTGGCCTGGCAGGAAGGAATAAGAAACTCAGTCCTGAGAGAGCTGGCAATGAGGGGAAATAATTTTCTAAGGAGAATCTGTAATACAGGCAACAAACTGAGTAAGAAAAGAGGAGACTTGGAGAATTGGGTAGAAAAGACATCACTCCTTCCAGCCCTTCATTTTCCACTATGGGAACTGAGGCACATGTCCAGGCACAGGCACAAGAGCCAAGCAAGATCCCTGGCTTTGAGTTCACCCTATGTCAGGTCTGAGTGCCTGTGACCTTCCCAAAAGTGTTCCTGCTTACAGATCATTCTATTCATATGGGATGCTGAGCGTTTCCCTGGAAACCTTCTAGTTCTAATGAgacttttcttttcagattttacaAAACCACAGGAAGATGTGTGATCAGCAGAAGCAGCAACAGTTCCCCCCGTCTTGTGTGAAAGGTTCTGGATTAGGAGCTGTGCAGAGTACCAAAGATACCTCTGTGAAATGCccagctccatcccagacccaAACCTATGTGAAATGTGTAACTCCTTGCCAGACTCAGACCTATGTAAAATGCCCAGCTCCATGCCCAACCCAGACCTATGTGAAATGTGTAACTCCTTGCCAGAATCAGACCTATGTTAAATGCCCAGCTCCATGCCCAACTCAGACCTATGTGAAATGTGTAACTCCTTGCCAGACTCAGACCTATGTGAAATGCCCAGCTCCATCCCAGACAACCTATATGAAATGCCCAGCTCCTTGTCAGATGTACATGAAGTACCCAGCTCTGTGCCAGACAACCTATGTGAAGTGCCCAACCCCCTGCCAGACCCAGACTTGCTATGGTCAGGCCCCTTCTCCTGGCCAGACCTACTATGTTCAGGCTCCTGCAAGTAGCTTGACCACCTCATGTGGCGTACCTGATCCATGCTCTGCACCCTGTTCCACCAG
This Neovison vison isolate M4711 chromosome 2, ASM_NN_V1, whole genome shotgun sequence DNA region includes the following protein-coding sequences:
- the C2H1orf68 gene encoding skin-specific protein 32, whose amino-acid sequence is MCDQQKQQQFPPSCVKGSGLGAVQSTKDTSVKCPAPSQTQTYVKCVTPCQTQTYVKCPAPCPTQTYVKCVTPCQNQTYVKCPAPCPTQTYVKCVTPCQTQTYVKCPAPSQTTYMKCPAPCQMYMKYPALCQTTYVKCPTPCQTQTCYGQAPSPGQTYYVQAPASSLTTSCGVPDPCSAPCSTSYCCLAPRTFGVSPLRRWVQRPQDCNSGSSGCCEDSGCCSCGGCSCGGCGSGCCCLGIIPMRSRGPACCDREDDCCC